From one Labeo rohita strain BAU-BD-2019 chromosome 8, IGBB_LRoh.1.0, whole genome shotgun sequence genomic stretch:
- the si:dkey-191c17.2 gene encoding uncharacterized protein si:dkey-191c17.2, producing the protein MFPNTMRADESPKVFEDIMRVPVKMEYELGEQTEHRLKEMGARCVGETLDVEYYYDTDSFQLASTQTWLNQHNGQWGLILAEEQELNHAQSYHTKKLEAGHSEEKKSKILNSSHEEKSETGADFRKTSNNECPEKVMSKSQVQRTLDMSLAYTELSDPCSIMLHLSKCLQLPLTHNETQSMTMKDFLNMARIQMYDSWTRTSTVKYSLPGGCSLEMEKNYRIPTETPSAFLMMNADVLSISSELEKMDRLRKELGLKPKASSDKQL; encoded by the coding sequence ATGTTTCCAAATACAATGAGAGCGGATGAAAGTCCCAAAGTGTTTGAAGACATCATGCGGGTTCCAGTGAAGATGGAGTATGAGCTGGGAGAGCAGACAGAGCATCGCCTCAAGGAAATGGGCGCCCGCTGTGTGGGGGAAACCTTAGACGTAGAGTACTACTACGATACTGACAGCTTCCAACTGGCTTCTACACAGACTTGGTTGAATCAACATAACGGCCAGTGGGGACTGATCCTGGCAGAAGAACAAGAGCTTAATCACGCTCAATCATACCACACCAAAAAGTTGGAAGCTGGACAttctgaagaaaagaaaagcaaaatacTTAACTCATCACATGAAGAAAAATCAGAAACAGGCGCTGACTTTAGAAAAACATCAAACAACGAGTGTCCTGAAAAGGTCATGTCCAAAAGCCAAGTTCAGAGAACACTGGATATGTCTCTTGCATATACAGAACTAAGTGACCCATGCTCCATCATGCTGCATCTCTCAAAGTGTCTCCAACTCCCTCTAACCCATAATGAAACGCAAAGTATGACCATGAAGGACTTTTTGAACATGGCCCGGATTCAGATGTATGACAGCTGGACCAGGACCAGCACTGTGAAGTACTCTCTTCCTGGTGGCTGCTCACtggaaatggagaaaaactacaGAATTCCCACTGAAACTCCTTCTGCATTTTTGATGATGAATGCTGATGTGCTGAGCATAAGCAGTGAGCTGGAAAAGATGGATCGGCTGCGTAAAGAGCTAGGCCTAAAACCAAAGGCAAGCTCAGATAAACAATTATAA